The proteins below are encoded in one region of Triticum aestivum cultivar Chinese Spring chromosome 1B, IWGSC CS RefSeq v2.1, whole genome shotgun sequence:
- the LOC123076627 gene encoding uncharacterized protein, which produces MQPLGQGPVSRGQLCDLPGVSSSGASCTTSSSGGGGRLWRRRAHRRVASPVQSYSLGDADPSGFSGVGVGSPEMQPLDGGPTLQGQGCLVPDVNSSGASCTTFSSGAGGVASAGSGDGARTVDSCSAVQSYHPGVPTATNTTIHVGWKRRPRGPRGPDERAVVVDRVPALEAAIRGFANRGTKVVVNPTLGTVFDSLAEAYEFFNLYSWEVGFGIRYGKSRQNVNGTKCMQEIVCGCANRMPGFRFVPDTNHLVLVPRHLWHKINGSGDEELWDISAQRQWMSTARRFWVVWKRGCQ; this is translated from the exons ATGCAGCCGTTGGGCCAGGGCCCGGTGTCGCGGGGCCAGCTTTGCGATTTGCCTGGCGTCTCGTCTTCCGGCGCGTCCTGCACTACGTCAAGTTCCGGTGGCGGAGGCAGGCTCTGGCGACGGCGCGCGCACCGTCGAGTCGCAAGTCCTGTCCAGTCCTACAGCCTGGGCGACGCCGATCCTAGCGGCTTTTCGGGCGTAGGCGTGGGCTCGCCAGAGATGCAGCCGTTGGATGGGGGGCCGACACTGCAGGGGCAGGGTTGCCTAGTGCCTGATGTCAACTCCTCCGGCGCTTCCTGTACAACCTTCAGTTCAGGTGCCGGAGGTGTGGCGTCGGCAGGCTCCGGCGACGGGGCGCGCACCGTCGACTCGTGCAGCGCGGTTCAGTCGTACCACCCCGGTGTCCCGACTGCGACAAACACCACCATCCACGTTGGGTGGAAACGCAG GCCAAGAGGGCCACGCGGCCCAGATGAGAGGGCAGTAGTAGTTGATCGTGTGCCGGCGCTTGAAGCTGCTATCCGAGGATTCGCTAATAGGGGAACCAAGGTGGTTGTCAACCCAACGCTTGGTACAGTCTTTGATTCGCTTGCAGAGGCGTACGAATTCTTCAATCTGTATTCATGGGAGGTTGGTTTCGGTATTCGTTACGGCAAGAGCAGGCAGAATGTCAATGGGACCAAGTGCATGCAGGAGATCGTGTGTGGGTGTGCT AATCGGATGCCTGGCTTCCGGTTTGTTCCGGACACAAACCACCTCGTCCTGGTCCCTAGGCACCTTTGGCACAAGATCAATGGCAGCGGGGACGAGGAGCTCTGGGACATCTCGGCACAACGGCAATGGATGAGTACGGCGAGGCGCTTCTGGGTAGTGTGGAAAAGAGGTTGCCAATGA